Genomic window (Magnolia sinica isolate HGM2019 chromosome 10, MsV1, whole genome shotgun sequence):
ACgggtggtgtggatatataacatatacatcaaggtgggccccatggtcaggaaaTGGCCCACTAAGTGTTACCGCCATTAATGCCTAATCTGCTCACACTGGACACAGGATTTATGGACGATGGAAATAGATaaggattgtgtactgagttatacaggcccactatgatgtatgtgttttgcctACGTTGTCCATCTATTGCCAGAtccatttagggcatgatcccaaaattgaggcatatccaaagcttaagtggaccgacCAAAGGCTTTGGCACGAACTTCCTGCACTGGTCTAGACTTCTCCTTGAAGTGTCAATCTTATGCAAATGGAGTCGGGAGTTTCACCTTCCACGTAAGTGCTCTACAAAGTCCTTAGAGTTCTGGGAGTTCCGCTTTCTGCGCACTCCGTCTTCCGCACAACTTTTAGAGGAGCATTCTCAGGAAGGTCCGGGATCAAGATTATATAGCTTTGCTAAGGAACCGAGGCTGGAATGCCCTAGCCGTAGTAGGCCCTTTCCATTAACCATGGAGGCTCCCCTACGGGGGAGACTCGGAGAAGGAAACAGTCGTATAACAAAGCCAGTTTTTACGCTCCTGGCATCTACAAACAGGGGCTTCACCCTATTTGTGGCAAACCTCCCTTACGATTGTAACTATGAGGATACTTACAGGATATTCCAGTGGTATGGAAATGTAACTGATGTCTATATTCCACAATTCCCTAATTCCCCAAAACTGAGAGGCTATGCCTATGTGAGATTCCAGTATGAAGACAAAGGGAGAGCAGCCATGGGTGTTCTTGACGCCCGCAGAATTGATGGACGCATTGTGCAGGTGATGGTGGCCAAACCCAGAGGTAACTCTTCTTCTAGCCTTCCTCGATCCCCTCCTTTCGCACCCAACCCTTGTCCTGTCGCACCCGACCCTGGCCCTGTTCCCCTTAACCGATCTTTTGCAGAAACCTTGCGAAATAACATTTATAAAGAACCTCGGATGCCCTCCTTGCCAAAGACTCAGCTAGACATTGATAATGTCACAACTATAGTTGATAACGGAGAAGTGCGATTAAAATAGAGTCAATTACGGCTAGCGTTGGTAGGGCGCGCCTCATTAGCATTGGTTTCAATTCTCCATTTGATTGAACAGATTAGGAAATCGGCCTTTGGCGCTTCAGCAATTGATGTTGTTTGAATATCCCCAATTCTGTTCCAAATCTCCTTTAAATCTAAACTAGAACTCCTCCAATTTATGGCTAAGTTAGAGTTACATAATATGATGGGGCTGGAAGATATCTATCCATAGTCCCCAACAGACACATTGGGGGCATAGGGCTTCTGGATGAGATTGTACAGGATTCCAGCACACGCCTGGATCGAAATGGTGATTAATGATCTAGGAAGCTATTTTGGGCAAATTATTAAAGTTGACACAAATAGTAGCCTTAGATTATTCTAGCTGTTTGTCAAGGTCAAAATCTGCCTTAAACCTGGTGTCAACCTGAAGCAGGTCCTAAAACTGGTGGTAGATGACAAGGTCTTCCCAATTGTCGTGCTGCTGGAAACACCTGATCTATTTGTTGTGCCCACGAGCTTCCTCAGGCCTAAGGAGATGGCCCAAAAGCGGGATGAGACTACCTAAGAATGGGTAGACAAATTTCAGCCTGGGAAAGTTTGGCCAGATAGTATGCAACCCAGATGTTCGATCAAAGGAGGGGTGTTGTGAGTCGTCTCCCACTCCCATGGTTTTGCCATTAGTTCCTTTTCGCAGCATGATTAGGACTAGACAAACTCTGACTAGCACCAGTCAGATCCTGGGGTCGCCCTCAACCCCTCCCGATGCACAGCAATGTCAACTTCTAAGCACCATTAGTAGTGAGCCAACTACTACAACTTTAGAGTTAGAGCAAGGAAACTCTATCCAATGGTGTCATTGCCAAGGGAGCCCGTTATTCATAGTCCACCTATCCCTGTCACTGTTGATAACCAATGCATGAACTCCTTAAGGATCACTCTCTGATCCAGATCATCCAGTCATGAATCCCACAAAAACACGGAGGAAGCCTCGATGCGGAGGAAGCTCTCACCTATCCATAGTCTCAAGGCTCTTTTCGATGATTCAGCCCCCACTTCGCTGGCAGTTGTTGCCTAGTCAGCACAACACACTCACTGCCAGGGGTGTTTAAGGGTGATGACCAGAGACCAGCATCCCCTATATTAGGCCACGATCCCCCAAAATGGTAACATATCCCCTCAGCAGTAGCTCACTTAGGACCAGTTATTGAAGAAAGTCAGCACCCATATGCGTATTGCTGCCCATCCCATCGAGCCAGTGTTAAGAAGTAGGCACAAGTGAGCCATATCGAAAGGGAACTCCCCCCTTGGGAATGCCATGGATCCCTGGGTGCAAGGAGATAACCACAACCTAACGCAGGTCGTGGGAGGACTTCTATCTTCACAGGATTTCCTTCCACAAACCCTTCTATAGCACAAACCTGGATTCAATGGCACCCCTATTCCTGCTCACGAGTGCATGTTGCCAGTCCCCCCTGTTGAAGTCTAAGAAACTGGGCTATTGGAAGTAGGCATGTTCCCGTATTTCTCCCCTTCCCGAGAAGGAATTGAACCTGCTGGGCCCTTAGGTGCTGCCATTGAAGCACCCATACCATGTGAATGTAGCAATCCTAGGGAGACGGGTAGCAGAGGAAACGCCCAGGTAATTTCCCCAAACCAGAACAACAACTAGGACGTGGAACTCGAATGTACTAGTCGAACAAATGCAGAAAATGGAAAGCACCCTTTTACCAGCGTGGGGTTGTTCTGCACTCATAGAAGAAGTCCTACGATTCATTACACTAGAGGATCCTGAGATTCCAGATTGAGGAGATTGAAAAGAAGGGCCGTTAACTTGAGTTGTGTTATGAATGGATAAAATCCTAGTGTGGAATGCTCGTGGGATTGGTAACTCCCCTACCATCCGAACTACAAGGAGACTCATCAAGAAATTCAACCCTTGCATCATGGCAATTCTTGAACCGATGCTCGGAGACGTTGGGAGAGTGGGGACTAGACTGGCTCTTAGCTTCCACTCATCCTGCTCAACTGTGGCCGAGGGAGGAAAGATACGGGTCTTCTTCATGGACCATGTCTCCCTCTCTATTATAAACTCATCTAAGCAAGCTCTTTCTTTTGCAATTTCCATTCCTCACCTCAACAATCTGATTTTTCTAATCGTCATCTATGCTAGCTACGCAATGGTCCAAAGAAGAGATCTATGAAGCACCTTAACAACCTTTTCCTCTGCAGTAAATGGCTTGTGGGCTACCTGTGGGGACTTCAACAACTTTGGTGgtgatgaaaagaagaaaaaggcgAGCTGCAGACAGGGCAAGCTCTAGGGAATTCTTGGATGCCATCAACGTAGTTGGTCTACTCGATGCTGGATATTTTGGCAGTCATTTCACATGGTGTAATAACCAAGGGGTCTCGACACGTGTTTGGGCCAGGCAAGATAGGGTTCTCATCAAGACTTGTGGTCGGACTAGTTTCCCTCCTTCCATGTTCAACACCTCCCGCGAGTGAACTCGGACCATGCTTCGTCACTGCTGAACTTCCCCACCTAGATTTCTGAGGGTCCTAAACCTTTTCGGTTTCAACAGATGTGGCTCCTCCATGAGTCTTTCCAGTAGATGGTAAAAGACACTTGGTATGCAGAGGCAGCTGCCCATCCATTCTTCAATGTGATAATCAAACTTAAGAGCGTCAAGAAGGCCCTTAAGGTGTGGAATAAAGAGGTGTTCGGGAACATTTTTGAGTAAGTTAAGCTGGATGAATGTGCTATGGTACATATTGAGACTAGAATGTAAGACAGGCCGATGGACCTTGAGCCAGATAACAATTTACAACAGGAATTCAACAACATATCCTTAAAGCTCAGCCGCTTAGAGCTCATGGAAGAGATGTTCTGGAAGCAGAAATCCAAGGTCAGCTGGCTACAAGCACGGGATAAAAACACTTCCTTCTTCCACGCAGCTGCTTCGAAAAAACACAAGAGGGCGGAAATCAGAAGTATCACACTGGAAACTGGGGAAACTATTGTAAACCCAACCAAGATAAAGACGGCAACAGTTAACCATTTCATTCAGCAGCTTACCACATCCTCGGGCGTGTTTAGGCCTCAACTTTTAGGTGTCATTCCCCCTCTCCTTACTTAGCAACAAAATGCAGTGCTAATGGCTCCTCCGATGCTGCATGAGGTACATCAGGCAGTGCTAGACATCTTGAAGGATGGGTAGCTGGGCCTGATGATTTCTCTGCTGCATTTTATATTGGCTGCTGGAACATCATCACACAGGACATATTCCAAGTAGCTGTGTATATTTTCCAGGGGGAACCATCCTAAGAGCTGCCAATGCATCCCTGATTTGCTTAATTCCAAAGTTTGTTTCCCCTAGAATCTTCTCAGACTTCTGGCCGATTAGTCTTTGTAACTGATTATATAAGATCATAGCCAAAATCATTGCAAACAAGCTGTCCTCGATCCTTCATTCCCTAATCTCCCTGGAGCAGGGACCTTTCATCCAGGGCTGCCCATTGCTAAAAATATTACTCTCGCCCAGGAGTTATTCAAAGACATAAATAGGAAAACCAGGGGCGGGAACATTGTGCTCAAGGTGGACATGAAGAAGGCGTATGATAGAGTCGACTGGGATTTTCTCAAGCAAGTTCTTCTATGGTTCGGTTTCAGCCTAGAGTGGGTGAGCATGGTGGAAAACTGCTGGGTGACATGTTGGTTCTTGGTGCTGATTAACAGGGAGGCAGTTGGGTTTTTCAAACCATTTAGGGGCCGCCTTCAGAGAGACCTGCTCTCCTCTTCCCTATTCATCCTTACTGCGGAGGTTCTTAGCCATGGGCTAAAAGTGATGATGGATGATGGGCCTATGATCCCATTAAATTGTGTCATGGTTGCCCGCTGATCTCCCATCTACTCTATGCAGATGACACGCTCTGTTTCCTCAATGGGGGGCTAACGTCGGTCAATGCCACGAAAGCCTTTCTTGACTCTTACCAAGCGGTGTCAGGGCAATCCATTAATCTCAAAAAGAGCTCTTTCATTTATGCCAATAGCATGTCTTCTGTTAGAGTCAGGGCCATAAAAAGTATTTTACGCATTGGTAGAGCAGCCGCGCCATTTATGTACCCTGGTGTCCCCCTTACCATGGGTAGGTAGATCGCCTCTATGTTTCAGCCGCTCCTGGAGAAAGTGGAGGCCCAGATTGCGGTCTGGAAATCGAGATTCCTCTCCAAAGCAGGGAGAACTATTCTCATCCAACATGTTCTTAGTAGTATTCCCGTCCACTCTTTGGTGGTAGCCCACATCCCGGCGCAAACGTTAGCTAACCTAGAAAAGCATTTTGCACGCTTTTTCTAGGGTTGGGCGAAGGGCAAAAGTAAGCATCATTGGAGAAGCTGGAAATCGATCGCCCGGCCTAGAGAGGAAGGGGGCCTTGGGATTAAAAGACTATCCAATACTATGGAGGCTTTCCGTCTCAAGATGGGCTGGGACTTTCTGAATAAGGAGGGTGACAGTCTTTGGAAAAGACTCATGTGGGCTAAATATAATTTTTGTCCTAACCCTCCCCAGTCCCTTCTCCCCCAGCTCATGCATCGCCTATGTGAAGGAAAATTACCCACCTACTCCCTCTCATAGAAGCTTCCTCTCAAATCCAAATTGGAAATGGTGAGAGTAACTTGTGGTCCACGAATTGGACGTGTTTAGGCCCATTGCGTAACCTAGATGATTGCCTGATTCCAGCAGAGTTTGCAAGATTAATTAGTTATTGGACACGTTTGGTCCATTGGCCCCTTCAGCGCCGTTGCTTCATATTCCTCATCAGGCTGTTGACTACATTTTTCAAGCAGGCCTGTGCCTCGGACCTGGCTCAAACAAACTGTTCTAGCCTTTCACTACTTCCGGCCTATTCTCACTCAAATCAACTTAGAATATTGGCAGATCAAGCTCTGCTCGGACGGGGTGGGCCAAAAGGATTTGGCAAGCTCTTCTTCCCCCAAAGATTTCTATATTAGTTTGGAAAATTCTGAGGAAAGTGATGTCAATTGAAGCTGCggtgctgtaacgccctgaaattcgggggtcgagcataactcagctcccgagtttcgaaacatcacttatgcaacatatttgataatggatgtatgttatctgtatgagtacataaaacatggaatagattaagccaaactgcaaatataattcagggataagtgaagaacgcgagcggaagacttatagaatcatatgtgtacatgtgcaattccctgaaaaacatatacatactaggtcgtgttataagtgttactatcaaaattacaactatcaagttacatcatttaatcccaaaagaaatctcagaatcccgcgcatcagaacaaggctcactagaacccgtctgaaaactgcatgaaggaaaatgcagtctcatcatcatcaaactcctgccctgcctcaggagccgcatcaacatctgcaactaagacagagtctggtgggtgtttaaacaccgccccaaaatgtgggagtgagtgatcaactcagtggaacaataaagcacaggttaacatgttatcaattcaatcaagtagtaatgataaagcaggataaacaaacatgtcctaagtactcttgttaatgcaagaatgtatgtagaatgatgcgtgcccttgcacgtacaccctcagcgtcttcatcttacgttacgcatgacatcgcctcaa
Coding sequences:
- the LOC131217541 gene encoding serine/arginine-rich splicing factor SC35-like: MEAPLRGRLGEGNSRITKPVFTLLASTNRGFTLFVANLPYDCNYEDTYRIFQWYGNVTDVYIPQFPNSPKLRGYAYVRFQYEDKGRAAMGVLDARRIDGRIVQVMVAKPRGNSSSSLPRSPPFAPNPCPVAPDPGPVPLNRSFAETLRNNIYKEPRMPSLPKTQLDIDNVTTIVDNGEVRLK